The following are from one region of the Methanospirillum hungatei genome:
- a CDS encoding lysylphosphatidylglycerol synthase transmembrane domain-containing protein — protein sequence MKFESLFQIFKERKNELFIIKVIISLTLIAFLVWSCNLQSIISELHSVSLISLIPVFFLYVLTLFLLSLRWRYLLCSMNYKISINESFLAFSAGILLSDISPGRIGDMTRPYFVRDHIPISVGLASVILDRYCDFIGKIIFCGLAVLLFSSLFPQEMTIIFIIISIIPVFLLSMSWIYMEKGLTFLNRPSLQRIHQFGSEIHSSLKRLTNPKLILPVATMWTIFIAFMHGFRLILLAEILGYSLPIVDITILQSLVSSLALVPITLSGIGLVEGGLTAVFSSYGIPLATGVTIAVLDRIITVCVHIICGARYVIKK from the coding sequence ATGAAATTTGAATCTCTTTTTCAAATCTTCAAAGAGAGAAAAAACGAATTATTCATCATTAAAGTAATCATCAGTTTAACTCTCATTGCATTTTTGGTATGGTCTTGTAACCTTCAATCAATAATATCCGAACTCCACTCCGTATCCCTGATATCACTTATTCCAGTTTTTTTTCTTTATGTTTTGACACTTTTTCTTTTATCTCTTCGCTGGCGTTATCTCCTCTGTTCGATGAATTACAAAATCTCCATAAATGAATCATTTTTAGCATTTTCAGCAGGAATATTACTTTCGGATATCTCTCCCGGAAGAATTGGCGATATGACAAGACCTTATTTTGTCAGGGATCACATCCCAATAAGCGTGGGTCTTGCATCGGTCATCCTGGACAGATATTGTGACTTTATTGGTAAAATTATATTTTGCGGATTGGCCGTCCTTCTTTTTTCTTCTTTATTTCCTCAGGAAATGACTATAATTTTTATCATAATCTCAATTATACCGGTATTCCTTTTAAGTATGTCCTGGATTTACATGGAAAAAGGGCTGACCTTTTTAAACCGGCCATCTTTACAAAGGATCCATCAATTTGGATCTGAAATACATTCGAGTTTAAAAAGACTTACAAACCCGAAACTCATTCTTCCAGTCGCAACCATGTGGACTATTTTTATAGCATTCATGCATGGTTTTCGGCTCATACTACTTGCTGAAATTCTGGGTTACTCACTACCCATAGTAGATATTACCATCCTGCAATCACTGGTTAGTTCTCTGGCTCTTGTTCCAATTACACTCTCGGGAATTGGTCTGGTTGAAGGAGGACTCACCGCTGTTTTTTCATCATATGGAATCCCCCTTGCTACCGGGGTGACTATTGCGGTTCTTGACAGAATAATAACAGTATGTGTTCATATCATATGCGGGGCAAGGTATGTTATTAAAAAATGA
- a CDS encoding oligosaccharyl transferase, archaeosortase A system-associated: protein MEYLGDGPVQKLIFMDTWYSMRQIEQITANYPEYAWFDPMTAYPTGKDVDWGPLFPFLCATLCVLLGAVTRPENMVMASYVPPLLFLILVPVMWYLGKLTGGERTGWIAAIIVPIITGELLYRSFFGYLDHHLTETLFSTLFITLLLALILTIQKEKTIIYSTKSLILAGSAGFAYFLGIMNIPTMVLFLGIGAIILFIHAIYVRNYKELSSLFIHLCLFWLVFSLFFLFLGINFDGLSVHRYTIVHIFIAMVLPVLVGIFGLISYVCDQKPVKYFYGGVIGTIIGGYAVFVMGFPSIHDQFVNYLKTFFLFPYADSFINEMQMWEPVRAWYSYNIALILAFLGILICLIQLFRSYHPVRMGVLVWGLIILFATIMHLRYEYYASVVIVLFAAITLSTLYTKITEYEQPLSRSKKDTEKKHPLSIRAMSVVSILIILIGVLSAQTIFIITDTQIGQISISNDWADSLLWLSDNSPEPGIMYDKIYEKANFTYPVESYGILSWWDYGHWITFLSKRIPITSPFQDNVPPVAKFLSAQSEEDANTHAAEVGARYVITDYATVTLKFAALPLWAYGKDSISSYQETYYQQSPESGRYDPILVLKQPYFMSTASRLHLFDGSYTSGSGGTLLTIDQSPLNDGIPVITSAGEISAHDAQNLAPSSQRLAGSIQFTKPITDVPALGHYRLIYESPTTVASDDVRQIKEVKIFERVNGYTLPGTGTIELPLTSNQGRNYTWQQKSSNGSFTLPYSTQNNPYEVRATGPYRIIETGKTVEVSEDQIT from the coding sequence ATGGAGTATCTTGGCGACGGTCCTGTTCAAAAGCTCATTTTTATGGATACCTGGTATTCGATGAGGCAGATTGAGCAGATTACAGCTAATTACCCTGAATATGCATGGTTTGATCCAATGACTGCATATCCAACAGGAAAAGATGTTGACTGGGGTCCCTTGTTCCCCTTCCTGTGTGCAACTCTCTGTGTTCTTTTGGGGGCAGTGACTCGACCTGAAAATATGGTTATGGCATCATATGTTCCCCCATTACTATTTCTTATACTCGTCCCGGTCATGTGGTATCTTGGAAAATTGACCGGTGGAGAAAGAACAGGGTGGATCGCAGCAATAATCGTTCCAATCATTACAGGAGAGCTTCTGTACCGTTCATTTTTTGGGTACCTTGATCATCATCTGACTGAAACGTTGTTCTCAACCCTGTTCATAACACTCCTCCTTGCCCTTATTCTCACGATCCAAAAAGAAAAAACGATAATTTATTCAACAAAAAGCCTGATTCTTGCGGGATCTGCAGGATTTGCGTATTTCCTAGGAATTATGAACATTCCAACCATGGTCCTCTTTCTGGGCATTGGTGCCATAATCCTTTTTATTCATGCGATTTACGTCCGGAATTATAAAGAACTGTCATCTCTTTTCATTCATTTGTGTCTATTCTGGCTCGTTTTTTCTTTATTTTTCCTCTTTCTGGGAATAAATTTTGATGGATTATCTGTGCATCGTTATACTATTGTTCATATTTTTATTGCAATGGTGCTCCCTGTACTTGTTGGGATTTTCGGTCTTATTTCATATGTCTGTGACCAAAAACCAGTTAAATACTTCTATGGCGGAGTAATTGGGACGATTATTGGAGGGTATGCTGTATTTGTAATGGGATTCCCATCCATTCACGATCAATTTGTTAATTATTTAAAAACATTTTTCTTATTCCCGTATGCAGATTCATTCATTAATGAAATGCAGATGTGGGAACCGGTTCGTGCATGGTACTCATATAATATCGCGTTAATCCTTGCGTTTCTGGGAATTTTAATCTGCCTCATTCAACTGTTCCGTTCGTATCATCCGGTACGTATGGGAGTCCTCGTCTGGGGTCTGATTATTCTCTTTGCAACCATCATGCATCTCCGGTATGAGTATTATGCCAGCGTCGTCATTGTTTTGTTTGCAGCGATTACCCTGAGCACGCTTTATACAAAAATCACCGAGTATGAACAGCCCTTATCCAGATCAAAAAAAGATACTGAGAAAAAGCATCCATTATCCATCCGGGCGATGAGTGTTGTTTCCATTCTGATTATCCTGATTGGAGTTTTATCCGCACAGACGATATTTATTATCACTGACACCCAGATCGGCCAGATCTCCATTAGTAATGACTGGGCTGACTCTCTTCTCTGGCTTTCTGACAACTCCCCGGAGCCTGGTATTATGTATGACAAAATCTATGAAAAAGCAAACTTTACTTATCCGGTGGAGTCATATGGGATCCTCTCTTGGTGGGATTACGGGCACTGGATTACATTCCTGAGTAAAAGAATACCAATAACTTCACCTTTCCAGGATAATGTCCCCCCGGTTGCAAAATTCCTGTCTGCACAATCTGAAGAAGATGCGAATACTCATGCCGCAGAAGTAGGAGCAAGGTACGTCATAACTGATTATGCAACCGTTACGTTAAAATTTGCAGCACTCCCCCTTTGGGCATATGGGAAAGACAGCATATCATCATACCAGGAAACATATTACCAGCAATCACCCGAATCAGGAAGGTATGATCCAATCCTCGTATTAAAACAACCATACTTTATGAGCACCGCATCGCGGTTGCACCTTTTTGATGGTTCATACACTTCCGGATCAGGAGGCACTCTTTTAACAATCGATCAAAGCCCATTGAATGATGGAATCCCGGTAATCACAAGTGCTGGCGAGATATCTGCACATGATGCTCAAAATTTGGCCCCCTCATCCCAGCGTCTGGCAGGATCAATTCAGTTCACAAAACCCATAACTGATGTCCCAGCACTTGGCCATTACCGACTGATTTATGAATCACCCACAACGGTTGCATCAGATGATGTACGCCAGATTAAAGAAGTAAAGATTTTTGAGCGGGTCAATGGCTATACTCTGCCTGGCACCGGAACGATTGAGCTTCCTCTCACTTCAAACCAGGGACGCAATTATACCTGGCAACAAAAGAGTTCAAACGGCTCTTTCACACTTCCCTATAGCACACAGAACAATCCGTACGAAGTTCGTGCAACCGGACCATATCGGATAATTGAAACTGGAAAAACAGTGGAAGTTTCAGAAGATCAGATAACCTGA